Below is a window of candidate division WOR-3 bacterium DNA.
ATGACGATAGGGATTCCAAGAGCACTATTCTATTATCGCTATGGAAAGTTCTGGGAACAACTTTTTCAAAGTTTAGGCATTAAGATAGTGGTCTCGCCGAAAACTAATAAGCAAATTTTAGAAAAAGGATTAGTAAAGGTCTCCAGCGAAGTTTGTCTGCCCATCAAAATAGTTTGTGGCCATATTGAGATATTAAAAAATCAAGTTGATGCTGTCTTTCTACCAAGGTTTATCAGACTGAATCAAGGTCTATACGCTTGTCCCAAAATGATTGGCATCGTTGATATTGTCCGAATGCAAGTTGGCAAATCTTGTCAAATACTATCGCCCACAATTAAAGATAATTTTATTATTTCTCATTTTTTAACTGGCCTTACTCTGACTAAAAATCCTTTTCAAACTAAACAGGCATTAAAAAGTGCTCTCCCCTATCTTAAGCATAATCAACCAAAAACAGAAAATAGTCAACTTTGTAAATCTCAGATTCTCCTTTTAAGTCATTTTTATAATACAGGTGATGAATTTATTGTTAAGGACATACTTTCAACCTTTGAATCTTATGGCTTTGCAATTGTTACGAAAGAAGATTTACCGGAAAATATTTTAAGTGCTTCCCGAGGATTTGCCCAAAATATCCGTTGGGTTTATGAAAGAGAACTGTATAATGCTTTTAAGTTTTATTTAGATAAGGTTGCTGGAATTTGCAATATCATCTCATTTGGCTGTGGACCAGATTCACTTATTTGTGAAATAATGTCTTCTGAGGCACAAATCAAAAATGTTCCTTTTCTCAAACTTGTCATTGATGAACATACTTCTAAAACTGGCTTAATCACGCGGATTGAGGCTTTTTCCGAAATTGTTATTCAGAAACTAAAAACTAACAATAAACTTTTAAGCGCTAATTAGAATATGAAGGCATCATTTCCTCATTTAGGATATGATACATTAGCGCTTAAGGGATTCTTAGAAAATTTGGGCGCTGAAGTTATTGTGCCTCCGCCGCTTACAGACCGAACAATATCTTTAGGCACAAAATATTCTCCAGAATTGATATGTTTACCATTTAAGATTACTTTAGGTAATTTCATTGAATCTCTTGAATTAGGTGCTGATACGCTCTTTATGGCTGCTGGTGCACGCAAATGCCGATTCG
It encodes the following:
- a CDS encoding acyl-CoA dehydratase activase-related protein, giving the protein MTIGIPRALFYYRYGKFWEQLFQSLGIKIVVSPKTNKQILEKGLVKVSSEVCLPIKIVCGHIEILKNQVDAVFLPRFIRLNQGLYACPKMIGIVDIVRMQVGKSCQILSPTIKDNFIISHFLTGLTLTKNPFQTKQALKSALPYLKHNQPKTENSQLCKSQILLLSHFYNTGDEFIVKDILSTFESYGFAIVTKEDLPENILSASRGFAQNIRWVYERELYNAFKFYLDKVAGICNIISFGCGPDSLICEIMSSEAQIKNVPFLKLVIDEHTSKTGLITRIEAFSEIVIQKLKTNNKLLSAN